Proteins found in one Mesorhizobium sp. CAU 1732 genomic segment:
- a CDS encoding DUF2171 domain-containing protein produces the protein MVDSTQIKEHAEVIGADGVHVGTVDHVEGDRIKLTKKDSGEGSHRGHHHYIPLGLVAEIEGGTVRLSANADVAVTFEEESDHRPM, from the coding sequence ATGGTTGATAGCACGCAGATCAAGGAACATGCCGAAGTCATCGGAGCCGACGGCGTTCACGTCGGCACGGTCGATCACGTCGAGGGCGACAGGATCAAGCTGACCAAGAAGGATAGCGGCGAAGGCTCGCATCGCGGCCATCACCATTACATTCCGCTCGGTCTCGTGGCCGAGATCGAGGGCGGGACGGTGCGCCTCTCGGCCAATGCCGACGTCGCCGTGACCTTCGAAGAGGAAAGCGATCACCGGCCGATGTAG
- the secD gene encoding protein translocase subunit SecD: MRTSKWVLISYTLIILVGLITALPNLFTPAQLASLPGWIPKQQVTLGLDLQGGSHLVLEVDAATLRQDRLKALLEDVRGVLRTERIPAQSARLSGDTVVLSIADQATRERALTKIRELAVPIANTAMGASIADIDVATDGNAIKLSLSEAGFKDRIDRALEQSLEVVRQRVDQVGVAEPSIQRVGSDRILVQLPGLQDPTRLRQLLGSTAQMSFHMVAENVTGDRPPAGVTMLPDSKTGQLYPIEDRVALSGDRLTDARAGFDQRTHEPIVSFRFDSAGARQFADITAQNVNKPFAIVLDGKVLSAPVIREPITGGSGQISGSFTVEDTVVLSALLRAGALPAPLTVIEERSVGPDLGADVIQMGIYTGLAGFALVVAFMIALYGWWGLIANFALFLNVALTVGLLSILGATLTLPGIAGIILGIGIAVDANILINERIREETAKGLSSFAALDRGFKMAYSTIVDANVTTLIATGLLFMFGSGPVRGFAITMIIGIAASMFTAVAVVRILMTEWVRRRHIKTIRMEPLIRFMPKETHISFMRARFLGIGISLLLSLASIGLFIKPGLNYGIDFTGGIQVEVVTSQPADLAQMRGDLSALNLGEVALQEIGGDNHVLIRLQRQEGGEAAQTAAVNAVRDTVKTIDPDVRVERTEVVGPKVSGELAQNGIIAVVLAALAMLVYIWWRFEWNFAIGAIATLILDTTKTIGFFALFGLDFNLTAIAALLTIIGYSVNDKVVVYDRMRENMRLYKKKSLREIIDMSINQTLARCIFTSATTFLAMAPMAIWGGSAVENFAVPMVFGIVIATSSSIFIAAPILLFLGNWWEHRQAGRLGGHELPEPMQKA, from the coding sequence ATGAGAACCTCAAAATGGGTTCTGATCAGCTATACGCTCATCATTCTGGTGGGCCTGATCACCGCCCTGCCAAATCTGTTCACGCCTGCCCAGTTGGCTTCATTGCCGGGCTGGATACCCAAGCAGCAGGTCACGCTCGGCCTCGACCTTCAGGGCGGCTCGCATCTCGTTCTGGAAGTCGATGCCGCGACTCTTCGCCAGGATCGCTTGAAGGCGCTGCTGGAGGATGTGCGGGGCGTCCTGCGCACCGAGCGCATTCCGGCCCAGTCCGCCAGGCTGTCCGGCGACACGGTGGTGCTGTCCATCGCCGATCAGGCAACGCGTGAGCGCGCTCTGACGAAAATCCGCGAACTCGCCGTTCCCATCGCCAACACTGCGATGGGAGCATCGATTGCCGATATCGACGTGGCCACCGATGGAAACGCGATCAAGCTGTCCCTGAGCGAGGCAGGCTTCAAGGACCGCATCGACCGGGCGCTCGAGCAGAGCCTGGAGGTGGTGCGCCAGCGCGTCGATCAGGTCGGCGTCGCCGAACCGAGCATCCAGCGCGTCGGCTCCGACCGCATCCTCGTCCAGTTGCCCGGTCTCCAGGACCCGACACGGCTGCGGCAACTGCTTGGTTCCACCGCCCAGATGTCGTTCCACATGGTGGCTGAAAATGTGACGGGAGATCGTCCGCCAGCCGGTGTGACGATGTTGCCGGACTCCAAGACCGGCCAGCTCTACCCCATCGAGGATCGCGTAGCACTGAGCGGTGATCGCCTGACTGACGCCCGCGCGGGCTTCGATCAGCGCACCCACGAACCCATCGTCTCGTTCCGCTTCGACAGCGCGGGCGCGCGGCAGTTCGCCGACATCACGGCGCAGAACGTCAACAAGCCTTTTGCGATCGTTCTCGACGGCAAGGTGCTGAGCGCGCCCGTCATCCGTGAACCGATCACCGGCGGCTCGGGGCAGATCAGCGGCTCGTTCACGGTGGAAGACACCGTCGTGCTCTCCGCGCTTCTGCGTGCCGGCGCGCTGCCGGCGCCTCTGACAGTCATCGAGGAGCGCAGCGTTGGCCCCGATCTCGGCGCCGACGTGATCCAGATGGGCATCTATACGGGCCTTGCAGGCTTCGCCCTCGTGGTCGCCTTCATGATCGCGCTTTACGGGTGGTGGGGCCTCATCGCGAATTTCGCGCTGTTCCTCAACGTGGCGCTCACGGTCGGCCTGCTCAGCATTCTGGGCGCGACCCTGACGCTTCCCGGCATCGCTGGCATCATTCTGGGCATCGGCATCGCGGTCGATGCGAACATCCTGATCAACGAGCGAATACGCGAGGAAACGGCCAAGGGACTGAGTTCCTTCGCGGCGCTCGATCGAGGGTTCAAGATGGCCTACTCGACCATCGTCGATGCGAACGTCACGACCCTGATCGCGACCGGACTGCTCTTCATGTTCGGTTCGGGACCGGTGCGCGGCTTTGCCATCACCATGATCATCGGCATCGCCGCCTCGATGTTCACGGCGGTTGCCGTCGTGCGCATTCTCATGACGGAGTGGGTGCGCCGCAGGCACATCAAGACGATCAGGATGGAGCCTCTGATCCGGTTCATGCCGAAGGAAACCCACATCTCCTTCATGCGGGCCCGCTTCCTGGGCATCGGCATCTCGCTGTTGCTGTCGCTGGCCTCGATCGGCCTCTTCATCAAGCCGGGCCTCAATTACGGCATCGACTTCACCGGCGGCATCCAGGTCGAAGTCGTCACTTCGCAACCGGCCGATCTGGCGCAGATGCGTGGCGATCTCAGTGCACTGAACCTCGGCGAAGTCGCGTTGCAGGAGATCGGTGGCGACAACCATGTCCTGATCCGGCTGCAGCGACAGGAGGGTGGTGAAGCCGCGCAGACTGCGGCCGTCAATGCCGTGCGCGACACGGTCAAGACGATCGATCCGGACGTACGCGTCGAGCGAACGGAGGTGGTCGGGCCGAAGGTCAGCGGGGAACTGGCGCAGAACGGCATCATCGCCGTCGTGCTCGCCGCGCTCGCCATGCTGGTCTACATCTGGTGGCGCTTCGAGTGGAACTTCGCGATCGGCGCGATCGCGACGCTCATACTGGATACGACCAAGACCATCGGCTTCTTCGCGCTGTTCGGTCTCGACTTCAACCTGACGGCCATCGCGGCGCTTTTGACGATCATCGGCTATTCGGTGAACGACAAGGTGGTGGTCTATGACCGCATGCGTGAGAACATGCGCCTCTACAAGAAGAAGTCGCTGCGCGAGATCATCGACATGAGCATCAACCAGACGCTTGCGCGATGCATCTTCACCTCGGCGACGACCTTCCTCGCCATGGCGCCGATGGCGATCTGGGGCGGCAGCGCGGTCGAGAACTTCGCGGTGCCGATGGTGTTCGGCATCGTGATCGCGACCTCGTCGTCGATCTTCATCGCAGCACCGATCCTGCTGTTCCTAGGCAATTGGTGGGAACACCGCCAGGCCGGCCGTCTTGGCGGCCATGAACTGCCGGAGCCGATGCAGAAGGCGTAG
- the doeA gene encoding ectoine hydrolase DoeA (DoeA (degradation of ectoine A) is also called EutD (ectoine utilization D).) has product MLPNLKFTREEYAERLARTRRAMEAKGVDLLICSDPSNMAWLTGYDGWSFYVHQAILVPPTGEPVWYGRGQDANGAKRTAYLGHDNIVGYADHYVQSTERHPMDYLSKVIGERGWDKLTIGVEMDNYWFSAAAFAALQKHLPNARFVDATALVNWQRAVKSPTEIDYMRKAARIVEVMHQRIVDKIEVGMRKCDLVAEIYDAGTRGVDGIGGDYPAIVPLLPSGADASAPHLTWDDKPMKSGEGTFFEIAGCYNRYHCPLSRTVFLGKPTQEFLDAEKATLEGMEAGLAAAKPGNTCEDIANAFFAVLKKYGITKDNRTGYPIGLSYPPDWGERTMSLRPGDRTELKPGMTFHFMTGLWLETMGLEITESILITETGVECLANVPRQLFVKG; this is encoded by the coding sequence ATGCTGCCCAATCTGAAATTCACCCGCGAGGAATACGCCGAGCGCCTCGCCAGGACGCGGCGCGCAATGGAAGCCAAGGGCGTCGACCTGCTGATCTGCTCCGACCCGTCCAACATGGCGTGGCTGACCGGCTATGATGGCTGGTCGTTCTACGTCCATCAGGCGATCCTGGTGCCGCCGACGGGCGAGCCGGTCTGGTACGGGCGCGGACAGGATGCGAACGGTGCAAAGCGCACCGCATATCTCGGCCATGACAACATCGTCGGTTACGCCGATCACTACGTCCAGTCGACCGAACGCCATCCTATGGACTACCTCTCAAAGGTCATCGGCGAGCGTGGATGGGACAAGCTCACCATCGGCGTCGAGATGGACAATTACTGGTTCTCGGCCGCCGCATTCGCGGCGCTGCAGAAGCATCTGCCCAATGCACGCTTCGTGGACGCGACCGCGCTCGTGAACTGGCAGCGCGCGGTGAAAAGCCCGACCGAGATCGACTACATGCGCAAGGCCGCGCGGATCGTGGAGGTGATGCATCAGCGCATCGTCGACAAGATCGAGGTCGGCATGCGCAAATGCGATCTCGTGGCCGAAATTTACGATGCCGGCACGCGCGGCGTCGATGGGATCGGCGGCGATTATCCCGCGATCGTGCCGCTGCTTCCGTCGGGCGCGGATGCCTCCGCGCCGCATCTGACCTGGGACGACAAGCCCATGAAGTCGGGCGAGGGCACGTTTTTCGAGATCGCCGGCTGCTACAATCGCTATCACTGCCCGTTGTCGCGCACGGTCTTCCTCGGCAAGCCGACGCAGGAATTCCTCGACGCTGAGAAGGCGACGCTGGAAGGCATGGAAGCCGGCCTCGCCGCCGCCAAACCCGGCAACACCTGCGAGGACATCGCCAACGCCTTCTTCGCGGTCCTGAAAAAGTACGGGATCACCAAGGACAACCGCACCGGCTATCCGATCGGTTTGAGCTACCCGCCGGACTGGGGCGAGCGCACGATGAGCCTGCGCCCCGGCGACCGCACCGAACTCAAGCCCGGCATGACGTTCCATTTCATGACCGGCCTGTGGCTGGAGACGATGGGTCTCGAAATCACGGAATCGATCCTGATCACCGAGACCGGTGTCGAGTGTCTCGCAAACGTGCCACGCCAGTTGTTTGTGAAGGGCTGA
- the doeB gene encoding N(2)-acetyl-L-2,4-diaminobutanoate deacetylase DoeB, translated as MKPSPITPTIDLDAAGVQHGFLRLPYSRDDSAWGSVMIPIAVIRNGEGPTALLTGGNHGDEYEGPLALFDLARTLDPVSVSGTVIIVPAMNYPAFRAGTRTSPIDRGNLNRSFPGRPDGTVTEKIADYFQRELLPRADIVLDFHSGGRTLDFLPFCAAHILPDKAQEASVMAAVEAFSAPWSMRMLEIDAIGMFDTAAEEMGKVFVTTELGGGGTSTAASVRIARRGVMNVLRHSGIVSGAVEKSQTSWLDMPSGDCFCFAEEDGMAETMVDLGDAVCEGDVIARIHAIGRTGVAPVDIRAKMSGILAARHFPGLVKAGDCMSVVAVVDR; from the coding sequence ATGAAACCCTCCCCCATCACCCCCACGATCGATCTCGACGCTGCCGGCGTCCAGCACGGCTTCCTGCGATTGCCCTACAGCCGCGATGATTCCGCGTGGGGTTCGGTGATGATCCCCATCGCGGTGATCCGGAACGGCGAGGGCCCGACGGCGCTCCTCACCGGCGGCAACCACGGCGACGAGTATGAGGGGCCGCTGGCGCTTTTCGATCTGGCGCGGACGCTCGACCCGGTATCCGTCTCGGGAACGGTTATCATCGTGCCGGCGATGAACTATCCCGCGTTCCGCGCCGGCACGCGCACCTCGCCGATCGATCGCGGCAATCTCAATCGCAGCTTTCCCGGCCGGCCCGACGGCACGGTGACCGAGAAGATCGCGGACTATTTCCAGCGGGAACTCCTCCCCCGCGCGGATATCGTGCTCGACTTTCATTCCGGTGGCCGCACGCTCGACTTCCTGCCCTTTTGCGCGGCCCACATCCTGCCCGACAAGGCGCAGGAGGCGAGCGTCATGGCGGCTGTCGAGGCATTCTCGGCGCCATGGTCGATGCGCATGCTGGAGATCGATGCGATCGGCATGTTCGACACGGCAGCCGAGGAGATGGGCAAGGTCTTCGTCACGACGGAACTCGGCGGCGGCGGCACGTCGACCGCCGCAAGCGTCCGCATCGCCCGGCGCGGCGTCATGAACGTGCTGCGCCATTCGGGCATCGTCTCCGGCGCGGTAGAGAAGAGCCAGACGTCCTGGCTCGACATGCCATCCGGCGACTGCTTCTGCTTCGCCGAAGAGGACGGCATGGCCGAGACGATGGTCGATCTGGGCGACGCCGTCTGCGAGGGCGACGTCATCGCGCGCATCCACGCGATCGGGCGCACCGGCGTCGCACCGGTGGATATCAGGGCGAAAATGTCCGGCATCCTTGCGGCGCGGCATTTTCCTGGTCTGGTGAAGGCGGGCGACTGCATGTCGGTCGTCGCGGTGGTTGACCGATAA
- the cueR gene encoding Cu(I)-responsive transcriptional regulator: protein MNIGTVAEKSGLPPKTIRYYEEIGLLRPDRRENGYRDYSMEDVHRLRFLQRSRGLGFSVEECRQLLSLYGDTHRESAEVKAMAEAKLTEIDRKLAELHGLRDMLSHLVANCHGDDRPECPIIDGLSGRTPIQ from the coding sequence ATGAACATCGGAACCGTGGCCGAAAAGTCCGGCCTGCCGCCCAAGACGATCCGCTACTACGAGGAAATCGGGCTTTTGCGGCCCGACCGGCGCGAGAACGGCTATCGCGACTATTCAATGGAGGACGTCCATCGCCTGCGCTTCCTGCAGCGCTCGCGCGGTCTGGGCTTCTCGGTCGAGGAATGCCGGCAGCTTCTGTCGCTCTATGGCGACACGCACCGTGAAAGCGCCGAAGTGAAGGCCATGGCGGAAGCCAAGCTCACGGAGATCGACCGCAAGCTCGCGGAACTGCACGGCCTGCGCGACATGCTGAGCCACCTCGTCGCCAATTGCCATGGCGATGACCGGCCGGAATGCCCTATCATCGACGGCCTGTCGGGACGGACACCGATCCAATAA